The following proteins come from a genomic window of Streptomyces sp. NBC_00539:
- a CDS encoding ROK family protein: MKHVIALDVGGTGMKAALIAGDGSLLHEARRATGRERGPEAVVETILGFAAELLALGRERFGRAASAVGVAVPGIVDAENGTAVYAANLGWRDVPMRALLSERLGGIPVALGHDVRTGGLAEGRIGAGRDADRFLFVPLGTGIAGAIGLGGRIEAGAHGYAGEIGHIVVRPGGPACGCGQHGCLETLASASAVSRAWAAASGDPDADAAHCAKAVESGDLRAREVWLAAIGALADGLVTAITLLDPRTVIIGGGLAEAGETLFTPLRTAVEERVTFQRLPEIVPAALGDTAGCLGAGLLAWDLLATEVPA; the protein is encoded by the coding sequence GTGAAACACGTCATCGCCCTCGATGTGGGCGGCACCGGGATGAAGGCCGCCCTCATCGCCGGGGACGGCTCCCTGCTGCACGAGGCGCGCCGCGCCACCGGCCGCGAGCGGGGCCCGGAAGCCGTCGTCGAGACGATCCTCGGCTTCGCCGCCGAACTCCTCGCCCTGGGCCGCGAGCGCTTCGGCCGGGCCGCCTCGGCCGTCGGCGTCGCCGTACCCGGCATCGTCGACGCCGAGAACGGGACCGCCGTCTACGCGGCGAACCTGGGCTGGCGCGACGTACCGATGCGCGCGCTGCTCAGCGAGCGCCTCGGCGGCATCCCGGTGGCCCTCGGGCACGACGTGCGCACGGGCGGCCTCGCCGAAGGCCGCATCGGCGCCGGCCGGGACGCCGACCGGTTCCTGTTCGTCCCGCTCGGCACCGGCATCGCCGGCGCCATCGGCCTGGGTGGCCGCATCGAGGCCGGCGCCCACGGCTACGCGGGCGAGATCGGCCACATCGTGGTCCGCCCCGGCGGACCGGCCTGCGGCTGCGGCCAGCACGGCTGCCTGGAGACCCTCGCCTCCGCGTCCGCAGTCAGCCGCGCCTGGGCCGCCGCCAGCGGCGACCCCGACGCCGACGCCGCGCACTGCGCCAAGGCCGTCGAATCCGGCGACCTCCGCGCCCGGGAGGTGTGGCTGGCCGCCATCGGCGCCCTCGCCGACGGGCTGGTCACCGCGATCACCCTGCTCGACCCGCGCACGGTGATCATCGGTGGCGGCCTCGCGGAGGCGGGGGAAACCTTGTTCACACCACTTCGGACGGCCGTCGAGGAGCGCGTGACGTTCCAGCGGCTGCCCGAGATCGTTCCGGCGGCCCTCGGGGACACCGCCGGATGCCTGGGCGCAGGGTTGCTCGCCTGGGACCTACTCGCCACGGAGGTACCTGCCTGA
- the nagA gene encoding N-acetylglucosamine-6-phosphate deacetylase, which produces MAASTQSTVLSGARVVLPTGTVAGGRVIVDGERIAGSASPGTPVADLSGHWIVPGFVDMHNHGGGGASFTSGTAEEVLKGVRTHRAHGTTTLIASTVTGELDELARRAGLLAELTQQGEIAGIHFEGPFINACRKGAHKADLLRDPDPAEVRKLVDAAHGAARMVTLATELPGGLDSVRLLAEHGVIAAIGHTDATYDQTRRAIDAGATVATHLYNAMPGLEHRAPGPIAALLEDERVTVELINDGTHLHPAMLELAFHHAGAHRVALITDAMDAAGFGDGTYHLGPLEVEVKDGVARLVEGGSIAGSTLTLDTAFKRAVTVDELPVESVVQAISANPAKLIGLYDQIGSLEPGKYADLVVLDAAFDLKGVMRRGEWIVNPGV; this is translated from the coding sequence ATGGCCGCAAGCACACAGAGCACTGTTCTGTCCGGTGCCAGGGTGGTGCTGCCCACCGGGACCGTGGCGGGCGGCCGCGTCATCGTCGACGGCGAGCGGATCGCGGGCAGCGCCTCCCCGGGCACGCCCGTGGCCGACCTCAGCGGGCACTGGATCGTCCCCGGCTTCGTGGACATGCACAACCACGGCGGCGGCGGCGCCTCCTTCACCTCCGGCACCGCCGAGGAGGTCCTCAAGGGCGTACGGACCCACCGCGCGCACGGCACGACCACCCTCATCGCCTCCACCGTCACCGGCGAACTGGACGAACTCGCCCGCCGCGCCGGGCTCCTCGCGGAGCTGACGCAGCAGGGCGAGATCGCGGGCATCCACTTCGAGGGGCCCTTCATCAACGCCTGCCGCAAGGGCGCCCACAAGGCCGACCTGCTGCGCGACCCCGACCCGGCCGAGGTCCGCAAGCTGGTCGACGCCGCGCACGGCGCCGCCCGGATGGTCACCCTCGCCACCGAACTGCCCGGCGGCCTGGACTCCGTAAGGCTGCTGGCCGAGCACGGGGTCATCGCCGCGATCGGCCACACCGACGCCACCTACGACCAGACCCGCCGCGCCATCGACGCGGGCGCCACCGTCGCCACCCACCTCTACAACGCGATGCCGGGCCTCGAACACCGCGCACCCGGCCCGATCGCCGCGCTGCTGGAGGACGAGCGGGTCACCGTCGAGCTGATCAACGACGGCACGCACCTGCACCCGGCGATGCTGGAACTGGCCTTCCACCACGCGGGCGCCCACCGGGTCGCGCTGATCACCGACGCGATGGACGCGGCCGGCTTCGGCGACGGCACCTACCACCTCGGGCCACTGGAGGTCGAGGTCAAGGACGGCGTCGCCCGCCTCGTGGAGGGCGGCTCGATCGCCGGCTCCACGCTGACCCTGGACACCGCCTTCAAGCGCGCGGTGACCGTCGACGAGCTGCCCGTCGAGTCGGTGGTCCAGGCGATCTCCGCCAACCCCGCCAAGCTGATCGGCCTGTACGACCAGATCGGCTCGCTGGAACCCGGCAAGTACGCCGACCTCGTCGTACTGGACGCCGCCTTCGACCTCAAGGGCGTCATGCGGCGCGGCGAATGGATCGTCAACCCCGGGGTCTGA